The Syntrophorhabdaceae bacterium genome includes a region encoding these proteins:
- a CDS encoding double-cubane-cluster-containing anaerobic reductase: MNETPAPLIQDEFTGEPPTKRVLAHLQAKREEGKKIAGIYCGYAPTELIRAMGIVPASLCAFSNATIEAAEAVLPVNLCPLIKSSFGFVITDTCPFYGISDAVIGETTCDGKKKMFELIGERKPTHIMDLPQLPDEEEALNNWTIMIRKLQKFLERTFNAYATDDEIEAAIKDTNHKNAMMRTVIDYAALNPPVVGWRDLYDLCFLSHGVTGKEMEPVLIEAKRKLEERKAAGYTYGPSGAPRILVTGCPVGGDAQKVFNIIEEGGGTIVALDSCSGFKPFATDIEEKTGDPMRAIAARSLKIPCSCMTPNMRRLTEITRIIERFKPDAVVDVVLQACHSYNIESYKVGEHVQKNHGLPFLKIVTDFSQSDVGQIRTRVEALLESC, from the coding sequence ATGAACGAAACGCCCGCACCGCTTATCCAGGACGAATTCACGGGTGAGCCACCTACAAAAAGGGTGCTTGCCCACCTGCAGGCGAAACGCGAAGAAGGCAAAAAGATCGCCGGGATCTATTGCGGTTACGCCCCGACAGAACTGATCCGCGCTATGGGTATCGTGCCGGCATCGCTCTGCGCCTTTTCCAACGCGACCATTGAGGCTGCGGAAGCTGTGCTTCCTGTCAACCTGTGTCCTCTCATAAAATCGAGTTTTGGTTTCGTGATCACTGATACCTGCCCGTTTTACGGAATATCCGACGCGGTGATAGGGGAGACCACCTGCGACGGTAAGAAGAAAATGTTCGAACTCATCGGAGAACGCAAGCCCACCCATATCATGGACTTGCCCCAGTTGCCGGACGAGGAGGAGGCCCTGAATAACTGGACCATCATGATACGGAAGTTGCAGAAATTTCTTGAACGCACTTTCAATGCGTACGCGACTGATGATGAGATCGAAGCCGCCATCAAAGATACCAACCACAAGAACGCGATGATGCGAACGGTCATCGACTATGCCGCCCTTAACCCTCCTGTCGTGGGCTGGCGGGACTTGTACGATCTGTGTTTTCTGTCTCATGGAGTAACAGGGAAAGAGATGGAGCCTGTACTGATTGAAGCAAAAAGAAAACTTGAGGAACGGAAGGCTGCCGGATATACCTACGGGCCGAGCGGGGCTCCGCGGATACTCGTAACGGGCTGTCCTGTTGGGGGGGATGCTCAAAAAGTCTTCAACATCATCGAGGAGGGAGGAGGGACCATTGTCGCCCTCGATTCCTGTTCAGGGTTTAAGCCCTTTGCGACAGACATCGAGGAGAAGACCGGGGACCCTATGAGGGCGATCGCCGCACGGTCTCTCAAGATACCCTGTTCGTGCATGACGCCGAATATGCGGCGCTTAACCGAGATCACCCGTATCATCGAAAGATTTAAACCGGACGCTGTCGTCGACGTTGTACTTCAGGCCTGTCATTCGTACAACATCGAATCTTACAAAGTGGGAGAACACGTGCAGAAGAACCACGGTCTGCCGTTTCTCAAGATTGTGACCGACTTTTCACAGAGCGACGTGGGCCAGATACGCACACGCGTCGAGGCGTTGCTGGAGTCCTGTTGA
- a CDS encoding acyl-CoA dehydratase activase — protein MRTSGIDIGSRTVKLAVLEDGEIVLTRKAHSSHSPLETAAALMQDIDPGRLVATGYGRHLIKTRFDCPVISEIKAFALGARRLSADCRAILDIGGQDTKAIALHETGDMSKFEMNDKCAAGTGRFLEIMAHALGYALGEFAESALSTEKAEKINSTCTVFAESEVISLTNQGSRREEVALGIHKAIVSRSVSILNRVAPTGEVFFAGGVALNACVRTLLARETGREIFVPQDPQIVGALGAALYGASRPDERASGGNT, from the coding sequence ATGAGAACATCGGGGATTGACATAGGATCACGCACAGTCAAGCTCGCTGTATTGGAGGATGGCGAGATCGTCCTTACCCGCAAGGCACACTCATCGCACAGTCCCCTCGAAACCGCAGCGGCTCTCATGCAGGATATTGATCCGGGCAGACTCGTGGCCACCGGGTATGGCAGGCATTTGATCAAAACCAGATTTGACTGCCCGGTCATAAGCGAAATCAAGGCCTTCGCCCTGGGGGCGCGTCGGTTATCGGCTGACTGCCGTGCTATCCTCGATATCGGAGGCCAGGACACGAAGGCCATCGCGCTTCACGAAACCGGGGACATGAGTAAATTCGAAATGAACGATAAGTGTGCCGCCGGAACGGGCCGCTTTCTTGAGATCATGGCTCACGCGCTCGGCTATGCCCTCGGTGAATTTGCCGAATCTGCACTGTCCACCGAAAAGGCCGAGAAGATTAACAGCACGTGTACCGTCTTTGCCGAATCAGAGGTAATTTCCTTGACCAATCAGGGATCCCGGCGTGAAGAGGTGGCGCTGGGCATCCATAAAGCAATTGTAAGTCGCTCGGTCTCGATTTTGAATCGCGTGGCCCCCACGGGCGAGGTATTCTTTGCCGGAGGAGTGGCACTCAATGCCTGCGTGAGGACGCTTCTCGCCCGGGAGACGGGTAGAGAGATATTTGTACCTCAAGATCCTCAAATCGTGGGCGCCCTTGGAGCGGCGCTGTACGGTGCATCGCGGCCGGATGAACGGGCCTCGGGTGGAAACACGTAA